Below is a genomic region from Bacillus pumilus.
ATGAATATTTAGCTGATGATTTTGATACAAATCAATCTATTTTAGATGTAGATATAAATTCAATTCATTACAATGTTAATCCAATGGATTTACTCATAGATTTCACCGGTGATCTGTATTCAGAAAATTCAGACGAATTCACAGAATTATTCAATGCGATTGAGCAAGGTGTTGCTGAACATTTGGCAAGTAAGGATGAAAAAAGGAACATAGCCGATGAACAAACTGAGTCCATAAAGGAAGTTGTACAACTAAATAAAGAGCCACATGAAGAACAGGAGAATAAGAATTTATCCCTTTCATTGACTATTGATAATTGGCAAGACTACAATGTTGAACAGTTTTTTGTGGATGATATTGTAACACTCCAATTAATTGAAAGGATATCTGATCAAAATAATATTGACTTAGTTTCAAGGTCAATGACTGATTTCCAAAACTTGTTGAAGTTATTGGCTCACTCAGATCGAGTTCAAGGAAACGTTTATAAAGTAATTCGTGGAAAAATTAAAGAAAAGATCGAAAACTTGAAGTAGCAGGGGAGGTATAAATGTTAAATGAAAGATGAAGAAATTCTTAAAATTCTAAAAAGATTTTCGGATATTTTAGAGGTTAGTAATATCCTAATGGATGTTCTCCGTTGGATAGGTTGGGCCCTTGTTAGGGGACTATCATGGCTAGTCGATAGTTTAGAAGGTATTACAGACAGTGTGCTTACTCTATCGGGTTTTTTCAAATATAAAGAAATAACAGATTTTTTAACCACAATTAAACCTGGTCTGTATATTCTTTTTGCGTTGTCTATTTGTTTTATTGGTTATCAGCTTATGTTCAACAGAAAAGGAAATAGAGATCAAATTGTGCCGGCTATTGTCATTGGTTTAATAACGGCAGCTTTACTCGGAACGGCCATGAGTAAAACAAATTCTTTTATACAGAAAGGTGTTGAAGTTGCCAAGTATGAAGAAACAGGATCCACTGCAAATAAAGTCATAAAAAAGAATTTAACCGATGTCTCTCTTTACGATAATAATGGTTGGAAAAGTACAGAATTAAAGAAAGAAAACAACATTCCTAACAAATATGCAAAAGATATAGACATCAATGAAAGGCTTGATGGGGACTTTCAAATGAATGGTGATGAAAAAATATCAAAGAAAGGCATAAAGGTTCTCGAAAAGAAGATGGCGTTTGACAGCCAAGGTAATCAAAGAATTCAACCATTAGATAGTGGTGTTATGGGATTCTTTAGTGAAAAGTATTATAGATGGAAGTGGGATTTTCTAAATACTGCAATAACCTTACTTGTTACTGCTGCCACACTTTTATTTGTATCAATAAAATTAGCTCGACTAGCATTCGAATTGGCATTTAATCATATTTTAGCTTCTATACTAGCACATGCTGATATTGCTTCAGGTGGACAGAAGTTAAAAGAAGTCCTAAAACATATATTTAACACATTTGCTGTAATTGTCTTCATCTTTATAAGTTTAAGGCTATACCTTAATTACTCTGATTACATATCGAGTAGATTAGATGGTGTAGCCTTTTTAATTGCGCTAATTGCAGGGAGTTTAGCCGTAATTGATGGACCTGTTATGTGTGAGAGAGTGTTAGGGATTGATGCTGGATTGAAAAGTGGATGGGGTACATTAGTTGGCGGTCTTGCAATGGCTAAAGGAGCTTCCAACTTAACCAAAAAAGGAGCTTCTATTTCTAAGAAAGGTGCAAGTATGCTTGCAACAGGTAGCCTTCAAACAGCAGCAGTCACAGGAGGTGCAATAGCAGGATTAAAAGGACAGAAAAATGGTCCTTCATTAGACGAAGAGATGAAAAAGAATAATAAGGGTAAACACCCCGCAAAAGATAATCTAAGTAATTCTGTAGACACCCAGCCAAGTCTTCAGTCACAAATGCCGTCAGGAAAACACCAGGAAGGCAATGAAGCAGCTGGAACGAATGTAGATGCGTCTCCAAGCCTTCAGTCACAGATGCCGTCAGGAAAAGATAAGGAAGGCGATAAAGCAGCTGGAACAAATGTAGACAAGAAGCCAAGTCTTCAGTCACAAATGCCGTCAGGAAAAGATAAGGAAGGCGATAAAGCAGCTGGAACAAATGTAGACAAGAAGCCAAGCCTTCAGTCACAGATGCCGTCAGGAAAAGATAAGGAAGGCGATAAAGCAGCTGGAACAAATGTAGACAAGAAGCCAAGCCTTCAGTCACAGATGCCGTCAGGAAAAGATAAGGAAGGCGATAAAGCAGCTGGAACAAATGTAGACAAGAAGCCAAGCCTTCAGTCACAGATGCCGTCAGGAAAAGATAAGGAAGGCGATAAAGCAGCTGGAACAAATGTAGACAAGAAGCCAAGTCTTCAGTCACAAATGCCGTCAGGAAAACACCAGGAAGGCAATGAAGCAGCTGGAACGAATGTAGATGCGTCTCCAAGCCTTCAGTCACAGATGCCGTCAGGAAAACACCAGGAAGGCAATGAAGCAGCTGGAACGAATGTAGATGCGTCTCCAAGCCTTCAGTCACAAATGCCGCCAGCATACAGTGGGGAAAATCAAATTCATTCTAACAGCTATAGCCAACCTCCAACAATTCAGTCTGATGGTGGTACTATTTCTGCTGGAACTACCCCAAAAACAAACAGTCCTGTAACTAATCATCAAGTCAATTCAATATCTACTGCGGATATACCATTGACCAACCAAAATAGAACCGAGACTCGTACATTGGGGCAATATTTCAAAGAAAGTATTAAAAATAAGGCAGATAAAAATCCAAAGATACAGAATGCTAAACGAACATATCAACTTACTAAGAACACTGTTCAGAGTTTGCGAAATAAAAACAAATAGAGGGATTATTTCTCCCTCCCTCTATTAGTAAGGAGTAAAGATGAGATATAGAATACCAAATGAAATTAATTCAGAATTAAAATTAACAAGTGCTTTATTTTTATTCGATTTGTTCTTTTTGATTGGTGTACTTGGTTTTACAAGCTTATGTTCAAATTTTGTGCATGCAAAATTATCAATACCCTTTTATGTCTTTATGTTAATCGTTGGTGTGATATCGATAATTAGAACACCTCTTAACCCTAAAAAAAGAATGTATGAAGCTCTATTTTTAGCTTTGATCAGGGATCGAAATAAATATACGTCAATTGATAGAGAGAATTGAGGTGATATTCATTGGCTGTATTTAATGAAAGAGAAATGGAGAAAAAGAAGAGTTCTAAAATTAAGCTTCCTAAGCTAAAGAAAAAAACAAAAAAATCTCTTGAAAAAAAAGCTGTAACTTCTAAGCAAAAGGTTTTAAAAGAAAAGAAGAAAAGAAACCAAAAGCTTAGTTATTCAATTGTTGAACTAATGAACGAAAGAGATATTACGGATGAAGGTTATGTTGTTTTAAGTGACGGCAATTATGCTGAAATATTACAAATAGAAGGTAAGGACGTTCATTCGCGCAATGAAGAAGAAACTGCGATTGATATAAGCGCGCTGGCCCAATTTTATCGATCTCATCATCAAGGTGTCAAAATTATTTCTATGAATTTTCCAGTCAACACAACAATTCAAAAAAATCATGTGAATAAACTGATTGAAAAGTGTGATAACGAAAAATTCTTAAAGCAGCTGCATAGAAAAAAATCTGAGCTAGAAACAATAGAGTCAAAGAGAAATAATAGAGAGTATTTTTTGGAGTTGTTCTCTAATTCAAAAGAGACTCTTGAAAGCAAAGTTGTAAACGCAAAAAGGATCCTTTCGAGATCATTGATGATACATGAAATTAATATTAATAAAAAGATTGACTTGTTATATAAGTTAAATAATTTAAACTCAAAAGTTGAAAATCGGGGTGATGAAAATTAAAGTCCTTGAACGATATATACGTCCGAAAAATGATGGAAGTAAACAAGGTTATAACAGCCAATTTATTTCAAAAATTCAACCACAAGGAGGCATTAAATTCAAGGAAGCTTTCATTAGAAAAGGAGATGGCTTTGAAACCACTATTCATATTTATGAATACCCAAAACTGGTTAATCGTTTTTGGCTAGAACCGATTATGAATTTTGAAGGAGCAACTACAACCCTGGATATAATAACTGAAGAGAGAAAATCAGTTATTAAAGACATTAATAAAAGTTTATCAGAGCAAGAAAATAGATATGAAAATGAAAAGCATCGCGTTTCACAGATGGAAGCAAGACATTCTTATGAAGAGTTAAGTGAGCTTGTAGAAGACATTTCATTGCATGGAGAAGTTATGAAAAGGGTCCATCTTCGGAGTTTTCTTTCCGCAAAAACAATTGCAGAATTAGAAGACAAAGTTAAAACGATACTGGAATATCTTGAAGAATATAAATTCAGGGGCAGCATATTCCTTAATGAACAAGAGTATGAATGGAAGTCAAAAAGTGCTCCTTATGAAACTCAAAATAAATACGCGAATAAAAGAAAAGGGAAGCCAATACCAGCCAATGCTTTAGCTGGAGGCTTCCCCTTTCATTTTAGCCAATTATCAGATCCCTATGGATTCTTCTACGGAACAACTCAGACTTTTGGTAACGTCTTGTTTGATTTGTTTCACAAGGATAAAAAGAGGAAGTCTTATAATGCAATATTGGTTGGTAAAATGGGCGCAGGGAAATCAACTGTTCTAAAAAAGTTAAGTGTTGATCGTTCTATTCGTAGTGATAAAATAAGAGGATTTGATATCACTGGGGAATATAGAGATGTTGTAAAAGAGCTTAATGGCCGTATGATTGCACTAGATGGTTCTGATGGTATTATTAATCCACTACAGGTATTTAAGACATCAGAATACGAAAGTGTTACTTTTGCTCAACATTTATCTAAGATGACAATCTATTATCGTAATATTGCTCCCGAAGCAAATGGTGATGAGATTAAAGAATTCGAAAATTTGTTAAGAAGGTTATATGTTATTAGAGGGTTATGGCTTGAAGGAAACAAGGATAATAGAATAAGTTCCTTACCTAAAGAAGAGTACCCAATATTTTCAGATTTTCTAGATCTGGTTCGCCAAGAATTATATGAAGACTTCGAATCGAAAAAGATGTGGGACAATTTAAGCGTCCCTAGAAAAGAAAGGCTAGAAAGAATAGAGTTAACGATAACAAATTTAATTGAGAGCTATGGGGGGCTTTGTAATGGAATCACTAGCATTGAAAACTTTGATGACGAACAAATCGTTTTTTTCTCCATTAGGAACTTATTGCAATTAAAACCTGAAATAAGACAAGCTCAACTTTTCAGTGTAATTAATTTAATTTGGGATTCTATGCTGAAACATGGGTATCCACAATTTGAAGCGTTTAACAAAGGAGAATTGAGTTTTGAGGACGCTATTCGATTCCTCTTTATAATGGACGAAGCGCATCATGTTGTAAATGCGAGAAAGGGTAATCTGGAACTTCTCAATTATTTATGTATATTTGCTAGAGAAGCGCGAAAGTATTTTGGTGGAATGATTTTTGGTAGTCATATGATTAGAGATTTTGTTCCAGAAGGTAGTGGTTCAGAAGAAGTAGAAGCAATTAAAACGTTATTCGAATTAGCACAGTACAAGCTAATCATGCAACAAGACAGTAATAACTTAGAACAGCTACAAACCATCTTTAATGGGCAATTAAGTAACAGTGAGTTAAATGAAATTCCATTCTTGGAAACAGGAGATATGATCCTTGTTATCCAGGGTGTGCAGAATATTCGTTTCTCTGTTGAGTGTTCAAGTGAGGAACTTGAACTATTTGGTGGAGGTGCATAAGAGAATATGAAAATCATTCCGAAAAAATGGCTCCTGTTTGGTATAGGGGCCATTATTTTTTTCCTGATAATTTTGTTTGTTGGAATGTTTTCAGTGCTGTCAGGTGGATTATCAAATAAACAAAACGATTTTTCCTATTCTGAAAGTGAAGGAAAGGCCAATGTGTCTCCAGAGGTTGAACGTTATAGATCACTTGTTGCTAACTATGCTAAAGAGTATGGGATACATGAACATGTGGATTTGATGCTCGCGTTAATGATGCAAGAATCAGGAGGGCGTGGGCTGGATCCAATGCAAGCAAGTGAATCGAAATGTGGAAGAATTGGTTGTATAACTAATCCTACTGAGTCTATAAAATATGGAGTCAAACATTTCAAAAGTGTATTAGAAAAAGCGAAAGGTGATATCAAATTAACACTTCAATCTTATAACTTTGGTGGTGGTTTTATAAATTATGTTATGAAGCATGGGGGTAATTATACGAAAGAACTTGCTATAGAATTTTCAAGAATGATGTATCAAAAAGTTAAACACACAGGCAATTATTCATGTGTAAGACCAGAGTCAGCAGCTACAGGTGCATGCTACGGAGACATAGGATATGTAGACGCTGTACTTAAATATTTTGTTGGGAATTCTACTCAAGTTGGAGAATTTAAAAATTCAACGTTAAAACTGATTATGGAAGAAGGATTGAAATATAAAGGACGGCCATATGTATTCGGTGGGTCCAATCCTATTACTGGTTTTGATTGTTCAGGATTAATGCAATGGATGTTTAATAAAGGTGGCATTTCATTACCGAGAACTGCACAACAACAATACAATGCCAGCAAAAAAATTAGTAGCAGCGAAGCGAAGCCTGGTGATTTAGTTTTCTTTGAGAAAACCTATAACGCTGGCGTACCAGTAACCCATGTAGGTATTTACTTAGGTGATAATAAATTTTACAACTCGAATGGTTCAGGTATACAATACTCAACCCTTTCGGGTTATTGGAAAGAACATTTTTATGGATTTGGAAGGATTGCTTCATTTAACTAAAAGAGGTGAACAATGACTTGAAAGGGAAAAAAATTCTGTTTTTCTTGCTGGTTGCCATAAGTGTTATTTTTGTTATTAGCAACATATATTTTGGTGCAAAAAGTGACGGAATTAATTTAAATAGACAACTCAGTGAAGAAATTAAAGCGAAAGACAATGAGATTAGTCAATTGAAGAAAGAGATTAAAAATGCCAAACCAAGTGAACAAGAAAGAGAAAGAAGGAGTATCCTAGCAATTACACAACGCTTCATTGAACTCTCATATGTCCAAAGCAAAGATGGATATGAAGAAAGAAAAAAAGAAGCTGAGAAGATTATGGCGAGTGACCTATTAGAAAGGTTTTATCCATCTGATCGGTTCTATCAAGATCACGTTAGCAGCAATGTGAAAAACATAAACACGTATCTTAAAACAAAACAAAACACAGAGAATAGTATAGATGCAATCGCTGAATTTGATCATATACTTTCTGAAGAGCAAAATGGCACTACTGTAAATACGAAAATCTACGTCAATGTATCAATTAAGAAAACAAAACAGGGGTGGGTAGTTAATAATTTGAGGGATATTTACTCTCTAGAGGAATAGATCAAAATTGGAGGGAAAAAGTTGTTTAAGAAATTGAAATCAAGTGATTCATTTAAATTAAACACAAAAAAATCAAATGTTTACTACTCTATTATGCTATTCATTTTCGTGGGTCTAGCATTTTTTTTTGTCTCAAAACCACTTCTGGGTGAGGATGATCCAATTTTAAATACTACACTAAAAACTGATATCTCAATGAGATCTATGGACACCGTTTCGATTGAAAATTGGGAGTATGATTCAAAACAAAATTCGATGCGTGTTCAATTAAATTTTAAGCAGGTGAATAACACTTTAATGGATGATATTACTTTTGAAGCTGTTGAAAAAATTAATCCAGCAAAGTTATTACCCGTTAAAGTAGTGTATAAAGAAACTGAAAACTATATTATTGAAATCAACCATGTTAGTCCAGATTTTAAAGTTGTAGCATTAGATGTTGTTAACAATTCAGTTGAAGATAGCGATTATGAGATAGACATTAATCAATTTGAAAACAGAGAAGAAACTGATCAAGAAAATGCAAAAGAGTCCTCTAAATCAATTGAAGTAACATTGTATGCTGATCAAAGAAAAGTGAAGAAGAGCGCCATCAAAAATAAAAATAAAACCGAATTTGCTCTAGAAATAATTGATGCAGAACAAGAAAAAATAACAGGGAAAATCAAAGAGATAGATGCAGCATACTTAGCTCTAAAAGATGAAGAAAAAATGTTGCAGCGAAAAATAAGGGACATTTCAAATGAGATGAAATATCTGGTTGATCAAGAAAAAGAAGAAGCACAATCGAACATTTCGTCAATGAAAGATGAAATTAAAAATATAAGCGATAAAGAATTTTTGTTAGAGTCAGACAAGAAAATATTGATCGAAAAAATCGAGAAATTAGAATTGAAAAAAACCGATATTAACAAATAAAAGAGCAGTGATTGAGAAGTGGTGTGGGTTTTTGATTAAAAATATATAAGTGATTAGTAAGTGGTCAAGGTAGTGATTAGTAACTGATTAAGCAAATTATTGAAGAAAAACGGTAGTGATCGACAAGTGGTGACAACCTTCTTCATGGGTACTTCGTTTTGCTAGGCACTGCCTAGCTCCACACCTCCGGTGGGGACAAAAACCCCTTATGCTCTTACTCACTAGCCCTTTCTATGAAAGTGGAGATGGTAAAAAATGAAAGGTGAAATAAAAATTCGAGGATTGGAACCGATTCTTGTAAAACAAATTGACCTTATAGCAAAAGAAAAAGGACTATCAAGAAATGAATTTTTAAGGCGACATATAGAGAGTTTTCTTTTATTTAGGCATGAAAGTAAACAGCTGGAGGAAACAAAGGAAATTGTGAGGAAAAACATAATTGTTATGGAGAAAATGACTGATGTAACAGATGAGTTGCGAAACCTCTTAAAGGTATTAATAGGTGAGGATGATGACTGATACATCTCCAGGAGTCGTTATTGTTTCTAAGTTTGTAACCTCCTCAAAAGACGCGTTCAAAAACTATGTGAATTACATCGATAGAGACGAGGCAAAGAGTAATAATAAACAAGTGAACGAAAAAATGTTTTCTATGTATCAAGACTATATGGGTGATGCTGAAAAAACATCGTCACTGTTTACAAATCACATTGATTCCCTTTCAAAAAATGAATCTAAACAGATAAAAAAACTATTTGAAGAAGCTCAAAAAAATAAGAGTATTATGTGGCAAGATGTAATATCATTTGATTCAAATTGGTTAGAAAAACAAGGCATTATTAATCAAAACAGTAACATGATTGATGAGCGAAAAATAAAGGAGGCTACTAGAAAAGCAGTAAACGCAATGCTGAAAAAAGAAGGTTTAGATAAGAGTGCGATATGGTCAGCTGCAATTCATTACAATACTGATAATATCCATGTACATGTTGCAACTGTTGAGCCAACGCCAACACGCGAAAGAGGTAAAAGAAAACCACTTAGTATTGCAGCCATGAAGTCTAGTGTCATTAATGAACTGTTAGACAGAGATAGCCAAAGGAAATTATTGAACGATTTGGTTCGAAAACAAATTGTGAATGGCAAAAAGAAAAATAATACTTTGGCATGGCGAAATAAAGAGATGAAACCACTATTCATGTTTATTTATAATCATTTGCCTGAAGACAAAAGACATTGGCAATACAACTATAATACTCTAAAACCATTAAGGCCTTATATAGATGAACTGAGTAAAAAGTATATTGAGAAACACCACAAAGAAGAATTTGACCTGTTCAACAAAGAATTAAACGAAGAAGTTGATCAATTAAAAGCTGCTTATGGTACTGGCAAAAATGCCAAATATGAAGAATATAGAGAAAACAAAATAAATGACCTTTATACAAGAATGGGTAACTCCTTTTTAAAGGAAATGAAAGAGTATGACAAACAACAAGAAAGAATCAAAAAAAATGTCATGCCGAATAAAAACAAAAATCTACGTTCGGAATATAGGATGCAATTTGCTTTGAAAAAAGTCGAACGTGCTTTTCGTAATGAATATGAAGACTGGAAAAATCAAAGGCACTATGAAAAACTTCAACAACAAATTGAGTACGGTATGGAGAGATGATATGGATGTTTGTTCGTAGACAATTGGTAATGAAAGAGGATGTTGATGATTACATTCGTGAGGTTATGGATGAGAACAAGATTAAAAGTTATCGAGATGCTATTGGTCTGATTTGTGCCGAGCATGAGAAATTAAAAGGAACCGAATGGTCTATTTCATATGTAACAAAAGAAGTAATTCAGGCCCTATCTGTTACTCTAAACAGTGAGTTAAATAAAATCAAATTGGGCGTGAATAGTGCAGATAAGAATACTCAAATTCTTCTAGAAATTATGAATGGGATCATGTACGCCCAAGAGATACCAGACATTGTAACAACGGATGATATTGAAACCGATGGATTTAAAACTGCTTCACAAAAAGTAACTAAAAGAATTACAGATATGCGCCAGAATAAACTGAATAAACAATGAAGGGGGGTGAAGATGAAGTATGGAATCGAGAAATGAAAATCAAAAGATATTATGCCTATTCTCAGCTGATGTAGAATTGGGATTGATTAAAGAAGTGGGCGATAATGATTTGATAGTTGAAATTGATAATCGTACGTATGTGATTAATTTAACTCCTGAAGAACATATGCAAATTTTAACTCACATATCAAATCAAGAAAATTTATTAGCTCCAGTCAATACAAGAACCGGTGAATTAGTGCTACTGAACACACTGGAAGATGATTATGGTTTAGATAAACTAATAATGAAGAAAGACGAGGTGAAAACAAATATATAACGAGGCAGAGTTGAAGATATTTAGTGACCAGTTCAATCAGTTAATAATTGATTATTTCTCTTCAAGTGAATCATTTAAGAAATACCTAGACTTTAAAGCTAAAATGTTTAGGTTTACGCCATTCAACACAGAATTAATTAAATCACAACTAAGAGATGCTACAAATGTGGGTAGCATTAATCATTGGAAAAAGTTAGGGTTTGATATTAAGAAAGAGAGAATGAAGGAGGGTGCAACCATAATTGTGCCTCAATTGGAAGATGATCAATATGAATATAAGAAAGACAGCTGGCGAGCATTAAGCAACGCAACAGAAAAAGAATTAAGATTGATAAAAGACGGCCTTTTAAAAAC
It encodes:
- a CDS encoding pLS20_p028 family conjugation system transmembrane protein codes for the protein MKDEEILKILKRFSDILEVSNILMDVLRWIGWALVRGLSWLVDSLEGITDSVLTLSGFFKYKEITDFLTTIKPGLYILFALSICFIGYQLMFNRKGNRDQIVPAIVIGLITAALLGTAMSKTNSFIQKGVEVAKYEETGSTANKVIKKNLTDVSLYDNNGWKSTELKKENNIPNKYAKDIDINERLDGDFQMNGDEKISKKGIKVLEKKMAFDSQGNQRIQPLDSGVMGFFSEKYYRWKWDFLNTAITLLVTAATLLFVSIKLARLAFELAFNHILASILAHADIASGGQKLKEVLKHIFNTFAVIVFIFISLRLYLNYSDYISSRLDGVAFLIALIAGSLAVIDGPVMCERVLGIDAGLKSGWGTLVGGLAMAKGASNLTKKGASISKKGASMLATGSLQTAAVTGGAIAGLKGQKNGPSLDEEMKKNNKGKHPAKDNLSNSVDTQPSLQSQMPSGKHQEGNEAAGTNVDASPSLQSQMPSGKDKEGDKAAGTNVDKKPSLQSQMPSGKDKEGDKAAGTNVDKKPSLQSQMPSGKDKEGDKAAGTNVDKKPSLQSQMPSGKDKEGDKAAGTNVDKKPSLQSQMPSGKDKEGDKAAGTNVDKKPSLQSQMPSGKHQEGNEAAGTNVDASPSLQSQMPSGKHQEGNEAAGTNVDASPSLQSQMPPAYSGENQIHSNSYSQPPTIQSDGGTISAGTTPKTNSPVTNHQVNSISTADIPLTNQNRTETRTLGQYFKESIKNKADKNPKIQNAKRTYQLTKNTVQSLRNKNK
- a CDS encoding DUF5592 family protein; translated protein: MRYRIPNEINSELKLTSALFLFDLFFLIGVLGFTSLCSNFVHAKLSIPFYVFMLIVGVISIIRTPLNPKKRMYEALFLALIRDRNKYTSIDREN
- a CDS encoding VirB4 family type IV secretion system protein; translation: MKIKVLERYIRPKNDGSKQGYNSQFISKIQPQGGIKFKEAFIRKGDGFETTIHIYEYPKLVNRFWLEPIMNFEGATTTLDIITEERKSVIKDINKSLSEQENRYENEKHRVSQMEARHSYEELSELVEDISLHGEVMKRVHLRSFLSAKTIAELEDKVKTILEYLEEYKFRGSIFLNEQEYEWKSKSAPYETQNKYANKRKGKPIPANALAGGFPFHFSQLSDPYGFFYGTTQTFGNVLFDLFHKDKKRKSYNAILVGKMGAGKSTVLKKLSVDRSIRSDKIRGFDITGEYRDVVKELNGRMIALDGSDGIINPLQVFKTSEYESVTFAQHLSKMTIYYRNIAPEANGDEIKEFENLLRRLYVIRGLWLEGNKDNRISSLPKEEYPIFSDFLDLVRQELYEDFESKKMWDNLSVPRKERLERIELTITNLIESYGGLCNGITSIENFDDEQIVFFSIRNLLQLKPEIRQAQLFSVINLIWDSMLKHGYPQFEAFNKGELSFEDAIRFLFIMDEAHHVVNARKGNLELLNYLCIFAREARKYFGGMIFGSHMIRDFVPEGSGSEEVEAIKTLFELAQYKLIMQQDSNNLEQLQTIFNGQLSNSELNEIPFLETGDMILVIQGVQNIRFSVECSSEELELFGGGA
- a CDS encoding bifunctional lytic transglycosylase/C40 family peptidase, translating into MKIIPKKWLLFGIGAIIFFLIILFVGMFSVLSGGLSNKQNDFSYSESEGKANVSPEVERYRSLVANYAKEYGIHEHVDLMLALMMQESGGRGLDPMQASESKCGRIGCITNPTESIKYGVKHFKSVLEKAKGDIKLTLQSYNFGGGFINYVMKHGGNYTKELAIEFSRMMYQKVKHTGNYSCVRPESAATGACYGDIGYVDAVLKYFVGNSTQVGEFKNSTLKLIMEEGLKYKGRPYVFGGSNPITGFDCSGLMQWMFNKGGISLPRTAQQQYNASKKISSSEAKPGDLVFFEKTYNAGVPVTHVGIYLGDNKFYNSNGSGIQYSTLSGYWKEHFYGFGRIASFN
- the mobP2 gene encoding MobP2 family relaxase translates to MTDTSPGVVIVSKFVTSSKDAFKNYVNYIDRDEAKSNNKQVNEKMFSMYQDYMGDAEKTSSLFTNHIDSLSKNESKQIKKLFEEAQKNKSIMWQDVISFDSNWLEKQGIINQNSNMIDERKIKEATRKAVNAMLKKEGLDKSAIWSAAIHYNTDNIHVHVATVEPTPTRERGKRKPLSIAAMKSSVINELLDRDSQRKLLNDLVRKQIVNGKKKNNTLAWRNKEMKPLFMFIYNHLPEDKRHWQYNYNTLKPLRPYIDELSKKYIEKHHKEEFDLFNKELNEEVDQLKAAYGTGKNAKYEEYRENKINDLYTRMGNSFLKEMKEYDKQQERIKKNVMPNKNKNLRSEYRMQFALKKVERAFRNEYEDWKNQRHYEKLQQQIEYGMER